One window from the genome of Crassostrea angulata isolate pt1a10 chromosome 2, ASM2561291v2, whole genome shotgun sequence encodes:
- the LOC128173866 gene encoding uncharacterized protein LOC128173866 produces MSVVRSELPIPLPMNVKGDLKGNWKFFKSQWMNYEIATGLDKKHDAIRIATLLTVIGKDCYHIYENLNLTEEERQDIAAVIEALQKHFTPKTNVIYERYIFNTSDQLPNETLNDYICRLRELAKSCEFRNMTDDMIRDRLVLGTKDTASRGRMLREADLTLDKAITMCLTSERTSSQLQKLEHNTSHTANSEQAEVKYVSSKGDKAYKPRGKHPFKGQGKKQQKIVQPKNSAMVIKCMYCGGTHPRDRDKCPAFGHTCWKCKKKNHFPKVCKQTTVNSIQDEDTSDSDSDSLYAVNSSSGKQWFVKIHMSASGNSSNVTCQLDSGSTCNVINFRQYAQIMQTGDPPLKPTEKTLKLYGGKSKLIPLGIATLKCRVIQSGKTENLDF; encoded by the coding sequence atgtctgTAGTGCGAAGTGAATTACCGATTCCTTTACCTATGAATGTGAAGGGAGACCTCAAAGGGAACTGGAAATTCTTTAAATCACAATGGATGAATTATGAAATAGCCACAGGCCTGGACAAGAAACATGATGCAATCAGGATAGCAACATTATTAACAGTCATTGGCAAAGATTGTTATCATATTTATGAGAACTTAAACCTCACGGAAGAAGAGAGACAGGATATAGCAGCAGTTATAGAAGCACTTCAAAAACACTTTACACCAAAGACAAATGTTATCTATGAAAGATATATCTTCAATACAAGTGATCAACTGCCCAATGAAACATTAAATGACTACATCTGCAGGCTGAGAGAACTCGCGAAGTCGTGCGAATTTCGAAACATGACTGATGATATGATACGTGATCGTCTAGTGTTAGGGACCAAAGACACAGCATCAAGAGGCAGAATGTTAAGAGAAGCCGACTTAACACTGGACAAAGCTATAACAATGTGTTTGACAAGCGAAAGAACTTCATCACAGCTGCAGAAGTTAGAACACAACACCAGTCATACAGCCAATTCAGAACAAGCAGAAGTGAAATACGTCAGTTCAAAAGGAGACAAAGCCTATAAACCCAGAGGAAAACATCCATTCAAAGGTCAAGGGAAGAAACAGCAGAAGATTGTACAGCCAAAGAACAGTGCAATGGTTATTAAGTGCATGTACTGTGGAGGCACACATCCACGAGACAGAGACAAATGCCCAGCTTTCGGACATACGTGCTGGAAATGTAAGAAGAAGAATCACTTTCCAAAAGTTTGTAAACAGACTACTGTGAACAGTATCCAAGATGAAGACACAAGTGACTCGGACTCTGATTCTCTATATGCTGTGAATTCTTCGTCTGGAAAACAGTGGTTCGTAAAAATCCACATGAGTGCTAGTGGAAACAGTTCTAATGTTACCTGTCAATTGGATAGTGGGTCTACCTGCAACGTAATAAACTTTAGGCAGTACGCTCAAATCATGCAAACAGGCGACCCCCCACTGAAACCTACCGAGAAGACACTAAAGCTCTACGGAGGGAAATCAAAACTCATTCCACTTGGCATTGCAACCTTGAAATGCAGGGTGATCCAGTCTGGAAAAACAGAAAATCTTGACTTTTAG
- the LOC128173867 gene encoding uncharacterized protein K02A2.6-like codes for MQQGQPVAYASRALSQTEQRYAQIEKECLAIVFACEHFDQYIYGRDLVTVQSDHKPLETIFKKSLLAAPKRLQRMLLRLQKYNLRVTYTKGSELYIADTLSRAFVTDTEYIFNVFSQEISQINQSEWIPKISHARFQQIREMTNSDPVLQTLKTVILTGWNDRQEDVPVAVRDYWNIRDELSAQDGLIYKSNRVVIPKVLRPEMLSRIHSSHLGTEACLRKARDAVFWPNMSAELRDFISKCSTCNKMQDQQSRQPLITHDVPKIPWTKLGVDIFTYQNQDYLVTVDYFSDFFELDILTDTSAMTVIDCLKQQFARHGIPDTVISDNGPQFKSADFHTFACDWEFEHSTSSPYHSQSNGKAESAVKIEKKLVKKCISSKTDIWKAILDWRNTPTKDMNCSPVQRLMSRRTRHSLPTAAALLEPNISTNTHEKIIRKRQLSKQQYDKHTKDLPELQIGQNVRMKKHPNDKYWQFGTCTQSLGNRSYLIDLDGKSYRRNRREMRPTKEAHDAERTDPLPYKPEDDPPMITNERPHNESVKQPIAPEPQTALGSSRETITSPASDNNCAVNASTKLRGSSRIARLPSKFKDFIMN; via the coding sequence ATGCAGCAAGGGCAACCAGTTGCGTATGCGTCCAGAGCGTTATCTCAGACTGAACAACGCTATGCCCAAATTGAGAAAGAATGTTTGGCAATAGTGTTTGCATGTGAGCATTTCGATCAATACATCTATGGCAGAGACCTTGTGACAGTCCAGTCTGATCACAAGCCCTTGGagacaattttcaagaaatcctTATTAGCAGCTCCAAAACGTCTTCAAAGGATGCTACTTCGTCTCCAGAAGTACAATCTACGAGTAACATACACCAAGGGAAGCGAACTTTACATAGCAGACACTCTGTCCAGAGCCTTTGTGACAGATACTGAATACATTTTCAACGTATTTTCGCAAGAAATCTCACAGATTAATCAAAGTGAATGGATTCCAAAGATCAGCCATGCAAGATTTCAGCAGATCAGAGAGATGACTAACAGTGATCCAGTACTACAAACACTCAAGACTGTCATACTTACCGGCTGGAATGACCGTCAAGAAGATGTCCCAGTAGCAGTCAGAGACTATTGGAACATACGTGATGAGTTATCGGCTCAGGATGGATTGATCTATAAGAGCAACAGAGTCGTGATACCAAAAGTTCTTCGCCCTGAGATGCTCAGTAGAATTCATTCAAGTCACCTTGGAACTGAAGCATGTTTAAGGAAGGCAAGAGATGCAGTTTTTTGGCCTAATATGTCAGCTGAGCTACGCGACTTCATATCAAAGTGCAGCACTTGCAACAAAATGCAGGACCAACAATCAAGGCAGCCTCTTATCACACATGATGTACCAAAAATACCATGGACAAAGTTAGGAGTTGATATCTTCACTTACCAAAACCAAGACTATCTAGTTACTGTGGACTATTTTAGTGATTTCTTTGAGCTAGATATCCTAACAGACACATCAGCAATGACCGTAATAGATTGTCTCAAGCAACAGTTTGCTCGCCATGGGATTCCGGATACCGTTATTTCTGATAATGGACCTCAGTTTAAATCTGCAGACTTTCACACCTTTGCTTGTGATTGGGAATTTGAACATTCTACTTCATCACCGTATCACAGCCAATCTAATGGCAAGGCGGAATCTGCTgtgaaaattgaaaagaaattagTGAAGAAGTGTATTTCTAGCAAGACTGATATCTGGAAAGCAATTCTAGATTGGCGAAACACTCCTACAAAGGATATGAATTGTAGTCCCGTCCAAAGACTGATGTCTAGGAGGACAAGACATTCCTTACCAACAGCCGCTGCTCTACTTGAACCAAATATCAGCACAAATACCCATGAAAAGATCATTCGTAAGAGACAACTTTCAAAACAGCAGTATGACAAACACACTAAGGACCTTCCAGAACTACAGATTGGACAAAACGTTCGAATGAAGAAACACCCGAATGATAAATACTGGCAGTTTGGAACATGTACCCAGTCTCTCGGGAACAGGTCATACCTCATCGACTTAGATGGAAAGTCATACCGCAGAAACAGAAGAGAGATGCGCCCAACCAAGGAGGCTCATGATGCAGAAAGAACAGATCCTTTACCCTACAAGCCAGAGGATGATCCACCCATGATTACAAATGAACGTCCCCATAACGAGAGTGTGAAGCAGCCTATTGCTCCAGAACCACAAACCGCATTGGGATCTTCTAGAGAGACTATCACATCTCCCGCAAGTGACAATAATTGTGCAGTGAATGCTTCAACTAAATTGCGTGGCAGCTCAAGAATTGCCAGATTACCATCAAAGTTCAAGGACTTCATTATGAATTAA